CCGCCGTGTGGGACGGGCGGATGGAGAGCGACGGCTTCAACCGGCTGGTGCTGCGCGCCGGGCTGACGGCGGCGGAGGTGACCATCCTGCGGGCACTGGCCAAGTATCTGAAGCAGGCCCGCTTCGCCTATGGCCAGGACACCATCGAATCGACCCTGGCCGCCCACCCCCAGACGGCGCGGCTGATCGTGCGGCTGTTCCACGCCCGGTTCGACCCCGACCGCCGGGCCGACGAGGAACCGATCCTCGACGCCATCGCCCGCGCGCTGGACGACGTGACCAATCTGGACGAGGACCGCATCCTGCGCCGGCTGGTCAATCTGGTGCAGGCGGTGCTGCGCACCAACGCCTACCAGAACAAGGGCTACATTTCGTTCAAGCTGAACAGCGCGGCCGTGGAGGATCTGCCCCTGCCCCGCCCGTGGGTGGAGGTGTTCGTCTGTTCCCCGCGGATGGAGGGGGTGCACCTGCGCGGCGGCCCCGTTGCCCGCGGCGGCATCCGCTGGTCCGACCGGCGCGAGGATTTCCGCACCGAGATCCTGGGGCTGATGAAGGCGCAGATGGTGAAGAACACCGTCATCGTGCCGGTGGGATCCAAGGGCGGGTTCGTGGTCAAGCGCCCCCCGCCCCCGTCCGCCGGGCGCGACGCCCAGCAGGCCGAGGGGATCGAGTGCTACAAGACCCTGATGCGCGGCCTGCTGGACATCACCGACACTCTGGACGCCGCGGGGGGCGTGGTGCCGCCGGAGCGGGTGGTGCGCCGGGACGGCGACGATCCCTATCTGGTGGTGGCGGCGGACAAGGGTACGGCCACCTTCTCCGACATCGCCAACGGGGTGTCGCTGGAGTACGGCTTCTGGCTGGGCGATGCCTTCGCATCCGGCGGCTCGGCGGGCTATGACCACAAGAAGATGGGCATCACCGCGCGGGGCGCGTGGGAATCGGTGAAGCGCCATTTCCGCGAGATCGGCACCGACATCCAGGCCCAGGATTTCACCGTGGTCGGGGTGGGCGACATGTCGGGCGACGTGTTCGGCAACGGCATGCTGCTGTCGCGGCACATCCGGCTGGTGGGGGCGTTCGACCACCGGCACATCTTCTGCGACCCCAGCCCCGACGCCGGGGCAAGCTGGGCGGAGCGGCAGCGGCTGTTCACCCTGCCGCGCTCGTCGTGGGCCGATTACGACGCCGGGCTGCTGTCGCCGGGCGGGCGGATCTATGACCGCACGGCCAAGGCGGTGACCCTGACGCCGGAGATCCAGGCGTGCTTCGGCCTGACCCGCGCCAGCGTCACCCCGGCGGAACTGATGCAGGCCATGCTGACGGCGCCGGTGGACCTGCTGTGGTTCGGCGGCATCGGCACCTATGTGAAGGCGTCCACCGAAACCAGCGCCGACGCCGGCGACAAGGCCAACGACGCCCTGCGCATCGACGGGGCGCGCATCCGCGCCAAGGTGGTGGGCGAAGGGGCCAACCTGGGCATGACCCAGCGCGCCCGCATCGAAGCCGCCAACCACGGCGTGCGGCTCAACACCGACGCCATCGACAATTCGGCGGGCGTGGACACCTCCGACCACGAGGTGAACATCAAGATCCTGCTGAACGACGTGGTGGGCCGCGGCGACATGACCGTCAAGCAACGCGACCAGTTGCTGGCGGCCATGACCGACGAGGTGGCGGGGCTGGTGCTGGCCGACAACTACCGCCAGACCCAGGCGCTGACCGTGGCCCAGGCGCTGGGGGCCGAGCAACTGGATCCGCAGACCCGTTTCATCCGCGCGCTGGAAAAGGCCAAACGGCTTGACCGCCGGATCGAGTTCCTGCCCGACGACGAGGAACTGGCCGCCCGCATGGCCGACGGGCGCGGGCTGACCCGGCCCGAACTGGCGGTGCTGCTGGCCTATGGCAAGATCACGCTGTACGACGACCTGCTGGCCGGCGATCTGCCCGACGATCCGTTCATGGCCGAGGATCTGGTCCGCTATTTCCCCACACCTTTGCGCGAGCGCTTCGCCGACGCCATCGGGCGCCACCGGCTGCGGCGGGAAATCGTCGCCACCGCGGTGACCAATTCGCTGGTCAACCGGGTGGGGCCGGTGTTCGTCAAGGAGATGATGGAAAAGACCGGCATGGGGCCGTCGGACGTGACGCGGGCCTATGCCATCGTGCGCGACGCCTTCGGCCTGCGGCCCCTGTGGGCGGCGGTGGAGGATCTCGACAACCGCGTGCCCGCCGCGGTGCAGACGTCGATGGTGGTGGACACGGTGCGGCTGATGGAGCGGGCGGTGGCGTGGTTCCTGACCACCTGCCCGCAGCCGCTGGACATCGCCGCCCAGACCGACGCCTTCCGCCCCGGCATCGAGGAACTGACCGCCGGGCTGGACACTGTGCTGGACGCCGAGGAGGCCGACCGTCTGGCCCAGCGCACGGCAACCCTGACCGATCAGGGGGTGCCGGCGGATCTGGCGGCCCGCGTGGCGGCGTTGCCGGTGCTGGCGGCGGCCCCCGATCTGGTGCGGGTGGCCGGGCGCACGGGCCGCAGCGTGGCGGCGGTGGCGGCGGTCTATTTCCTGCTGGGCCGGCGGTTCGGGCTGGAATGGCTGCGCGACCGGGCGGTGACGGTGCGCACCGACACCCATTGGCAGAAACAGGCGGTGGCCGCCATCGTGGACGACCTGTTCGCCCACCAGATGAACCTGACCGTGCGGGTGCTGGAGGCGGCGGACGGGCTGCCGGCGGAAAACCCCGTGGAAGCCTGGTCCGAGCAGCGCCGCGCGGCGGTGGAGCGGGTGGAACAGCTTCTGGCCGAACTGCGCGCCCAGCCGGCGGCGGATCTGGCGATGCTGGCGGTGGCGAACCGTCAGTTGCGCGGGCTGACGGCAGGGTGACGGGCCGCTGGTCATATTCCCTCTCCCCACCGGGGAGAGGGGTAGGGTGAGGGCCGATTTTCACAGCACCAGCCCGAAAATCGAGCCGCAAGGCTCCCGAAACCTCGGGATTCGGGGTTGCTTCGCAACGGATGTCGGGCTGACGCGCGACATCCGCCCCTCACCCCCGCGCTTCGCGCGCCCCTCTCCCCGGTGGGGCGAGGGGGATCTTCATCATCACTCGTGCAGCATCCGGCGGATGGCGTTGACCATCAACTGCTGGCCTTGCTCATCAGACAGCATCTTCGCCAGCTTGTCGCGGAACAGGGCGACGGCGGGGGTCTTCTGGGCGGCCTTTTCGATGGCAAGCTGGGCCTGCTCGGGCGTCAGGTTGTCGTCGTCCTCGTCCTTCTTGGCGGCCATGATCGAAAACTCCTGGGGCGCGGCATCGCGTGTCCGTCATATAGTACGGAAAAGCCGCCGTTCCCAACAGTGCGGCATGGCAGCACCCATAAATCATCGACTCCCCCGCCCGTCCGCGCTACATCCCATCCATGACCCCATCCATGATCCCCTCCGCCGCCGACGCCACGCTCCAGGCCCGCGCCGCCGCCTTCGACATCGTGCGCGACGTGCTGCGGAAGTCCCTGCCCTTCGACGATTCCTTCGATGCCCATCCGGGCCTCGCCGGGCTGGAGCCGCGCGACCGCGGCTTCACCCGCATGCTGTGCGCCACCGTGCTGCGCCGGCTGGGGCAGATGGACGCCGTGATCCTGGCCGCCCTCGACAACCCCGGCCAGCCCAAGGCGCTGGTCCACGACCTGCTGCGGCTGGGGGCCGCCCAGCTTCTGTTCCTCGGCACGCCGGCCCATGCGGCGGTGGACACCACCGTGGCCCTGGCCGACCGGGTGGGCGCCGGCCCGTACAAGGGCCTCATCAACGCCGTGCTGCGCCGTCTGGCCCGCGAAGGGGCGGCCCAGGTGGAGCGGCAGGACGCCGGGCGGCTCAACACCCCCGACTGGCTGTGGCTGTCGTGGCGGCAGGCGTACGGCACCGCCCGCACCCGCGCCATCGTCAACGCCCATCTGGGCGAAGCGCCGCTGGACATCACCGTCAAGGGCGACCCCGCCCCCTGGGCCGAGCCGCTGGACGCCCGGCTGCTGCCCACCGGCACGCTGCGCCGCTGGACCGGCGGTGCGGTGACCGAGCTTCCCGGCTTCGCCGAGGGGGAATGGTGGGTGCAGGATCTGGCCGCGTCCCTGCCGGTCAAGGTGATGGGGGATCTGGCGGGCAGGCGGGTGTTCGACCTGTGCGCCGCGCCGGGCGGCAAGACCGCCCAACTGACCGCCCGCGGGGCGCAGGTGACGGCGCTGGACCGTTCGGCCAAGCGGCTGGAGCGGGTGACCGCCAACCTTACCCGCCTGTCCCTGACGGCGGAGGTGGTCACCGCCGACGCGGCATTGTGGACCCCGGACGCACCCGCCGACGCGGTGCTGCTGGACGCACCCTGCACCGCCACCGGCGCCATCCGCCGCCACCCCGACGTGGCCCGGCTGAAATCGCCCGAGGACGTGGCCAAGCTGTCCAAGGCCCAGGCCCGGCTGCTGGCCCACGCGGTGGATCTGGTGCGCCCCGGCGGGCTGCTGGTCTATTGCACCTGCTCCATCCAGCCGGAAGAGGGCGAGCAGCGCATCGACCATCTGCTGTCCCAGGACAGCCGGGTGGAACGGGCGCCCATCACCGCGGATGAGCTGGGCGGTCTGGCCGAGGTGGTCAACGAGCGCGGCGAGATCCGGGCGCTGCCCGGCATGCTGGCCGATCTGGGGGGAATCGACGGGTTCTTCGTGGCACGGCTGCGACGGGTGGGGTAATCCCTCTTAACCATCGCCGTGCTTTGTCCATTATAATGGTCAGCAAGACATTCCTATCGTAGGCTTACACTTTGGAATGTATTGCTGATCCTTCTTCTTTGGTATTTTCTTGACAAAAAGAAAATGAAATAGTAGAAAAAGCTTTCTCATTGATAGCAGCGGAGAGTGCCATGGCTGGAAAGCGCAAATTTCGCAGCCGCAAATTCGGTACCGATTCAAGACACCCTGAGGAAGCGCACGTAGCGCGAGTTGCCTCAGTGTTCCAACGCATAGGCCTAACAGGAACAGAACCCCCCAACCGCGGCGAAACCCCCGAACAAGCCTTTGAGCGCATATCTCGTTTAAGTGAAAGCAGAGTAAATTTAGTCGGTGTTTTTGACAACCGTTCGATTTACACAAGCAACGACAGTAAATAAAAAATATTTTTATTTATTAAAAATTTATTTTTAAATCGCCGACACCGAATTAAAATGAATGACGATCATTTAAAAGTTTATATCGCCCGTTGCGCCATTGATCTGCACAAACTCCTCAAAGATTTAACGAGGCAGCATTTCGAGACCCCCACCTATCGCATCATCTGTTTTCCGTCGATGCGTATTCTAGGGGACGTGGTTCAACAGTGGGATCTTGAACTCCGGCAGCTTGCCGTTTGGCAGAAGAATGGTATTCGCCCGACGAAATCCATGGCGAGTCTTTCGTTCTGGATCAAAAAGCTGAAGCCGGTTCGTGCTTTTACCGTTCTTCGGACCCAAGGGGGAAGCTCCCTGGGGGCATCCCATTGCCCCATTTGCGGAAATACCGCAGATAATGTCAGTTTGTCAAGTGAGGTGAGGGAAGAGCGAGAACGCATCGCTCGTGAGCACTTCGAAAATGAAATTGCCGATATCAACGAACGCCTCGCTCTTATATTGGCCATTCAACAACTTGTTGATTATTTGACCGGCAATGAATACTTGAGGCACCGCATTATTATAAATGAAGACACAAACCATTTCAACAAAGGTGATATTAGCAATTTTCTCGAAAGATATTTCAAGCAAAAACTCGGTAACGGCGAAAGCACAATTTACGATAATTTGCTATTCAATATGCGCTATCGCTCTTTTTCCACGCATCATCTTGTCCATATCTTGGACCAGTTGCTGTTTGCACTGACACATACCAACGGCGAAAAGAAGCAGGCCAGCCGAAAACGCTGACTCGGATTCCCCGGCCACTTCGCCTGCATCGCTCACAATCACCCGCCCGCTCCGGTGTCTCTCTTGCGGTGCGCCGTGGGAGTTGATACGAACCATTCATGCCGTTGTCTTCCGCCCCTGTGCCCATAGCGACCGTGTGCCATGGCGGCTCCCACCCCGACCGGCGGAGGAGTTGCCATGTCTGGATCGCGTGACAAACCCGGACGTTTCCGTCAGGGCATGGCGCAGCTCGCCTACGGCAATCCGCTCTATTCCATGATGCTGGGGGGCAAGGCGCCCACCACGCTGGCGGTCATCCCCTCCGACCCCTGGGCCGGCGATGCCGACGCGGGTCAGGCGATCCTGGCCGGCAGCTTCCGCTTCGGCGGCCAGACCGTCACCCTCGGCCCGTCGGGCGAGGTGGCGTGGAAGGCGCCGGGGGGCAACCCGGCCTGGGTTGCCGGCATGCACGGCTTCGACTGGCTGCGCGACCTGCGCGCCGTGGGGGGCGATGCCGCCCGGCGGCAGGCCCGCCGGCTGGTGATGGCGTGGATGCATGAGCATGCCGCCTGGAGCGCGCAGGCATGGAACCCGGCCATTCTGGGCACACGGGTGTCCAACTGGCTGGCGCTGCACGATTTCTTCTGCGCGTCCGCCGACGACGAGTTCCGCGCCCGCATCTTCGACAGCCTGGCCCGCCAGACCCGCCATCTGGCCCGGGTGCTGCCGGGCAAGCTGGACGGGGCCGCCCTGCTGTCGGCGCTGAAGGGGATGATCTACGGCGGCCTGTGCCTGCCCGGCGCAGAAAAGCTGGGGGCGGAGGGGCTGCGCCAGCTCGACCGCGAACTGGCCCGCCAGATCCTGCCCGACGGCGGCCATCTGGAACGCAACCCGTCGGTCCACCTGCGCATCCTGCGCGACCTGATCGACATCCGCACCCTGCTGCGCACCGCCCGGCTCGACCCGCCCGAAGGGCTGCAGCCGGCCATCGACCGCATGACGCCGGCGCTCCGCTTCTTCCGCCACGGCGACGGCGGGCTGGCGCTGTTCAACGGCAGCCACGAGGAAGACCCCGCCCTCATCGACTCCGTGCTGGCCCAGGCCGAGGCCCGCGGGCGCCCGCTGAAAAGCGCGCCCCATGTGGGGTACGAACGGCTGATGGCCGGGCGCACGCTGGTGCTGATGGACACCGGCACCCCGCCCGCCCCCGGCCTGGACACCGCCTCCCACGCCGGCACGCTGGCGCTGGAGGTGTCGGTGGGCAAGGAGCGGCTGATCGTCAATTGCGGCAGCCACGTGTCGGGCAGCGGGCCGTGGCGTTCGGCGCTGGCCGCCACCGCCGCCCATTCCACCGTCACGCTGGCCGAGACCAATTCCGCCGAGGTGCAGCCCGAGGGCGGCCTTGGCCGCCGTCCCAGCCACGTCAGTTGTGAACGCCAGGAGGCGGAAGGGGCGGTGCTGGTGGTCGCCAACCACAACGGCTATGCCCGCGCCTTCGGCTACCTCCACCGCCGCCGGGTCTATCTGGCGGAGAACGGGGAGGACGTGCGCGGCGAGGACACGCTGGAACCCGTGCTGGGCGCCACGCCCGAACCGCAGAACTTCCTGTGCCGCTTCCACCTGCACCCCAAGGTCCAGGCCGCCGTCGCCCAGAACGGCCTGTCGGCGCTGCTGACCCTGCCCAGCGGGGCGGTGTGGCGGCTGCAGGCGTCGGGCGGCGTGCTGGAGGCGACGGAGAGCGTCTATCTCGGCGGCGGCGACGAGCCGCAGCGCACATGGCAGATCGCCATCACCGGGCACACCGATTCCAAGGGTGCCACCGTCAAATGGGCCTTGCGCCGCGAACACAAGGGGGGGTAAACCCCCGCGCAAGAACTCCATTCCCGTTTTGCGCCCGGCCGGGCCACCCGGCGGGCGCCGCTCTTGCTGCAGCCTTGCCAGGGACAAAGCCCCATGACCGCCGATACCGTCCGCATCACCCGCGCGCTGATTTCCGTTTCCGATAAGACCGGCCTCGTGGCCCTGGGTCAGGCGCTGGCCGCCCGCGGGGTGGAGATCCTGTCCACCGGCGGCTCCGCCCAGCGGCTGGCCGAAGCCGGCGTGCCGGTGAAAGAGGTCTCGGACCACACCGGCTTCCCCGAGATCATGGACGGGCGGGTCAAGACCCTGCACCCGCGCATCCACGGCGGCATCCTGGCCCGCCGCGACGCCGCCAATCACGTGGAGGCCATGGCCACCCACGACATCCCGCCCATCGATCTGGTGGTGGTGAACCTCTACCCGTTCGAAGCGACGGTGGCCAAGGGTGCCGATTTCGACGACTGCATCGAGAACATCGACATCGGCGGCCCCGGCATGATCCGCGCCGCCGCCAAGAACCACGATTTCGTGGCCGTGGTCACCGACCCGTCCGATTACGAGGAACTGCTGGGTGAGCTGGACCGCCACGAGGGCGCCACCACCCTGACCCTGCGGCGGAAGCTGGCCCAGCGCGCCTATGCCCGCACCGCGGCCTATGACGCCGCCATCTCCACGTGGTTCGCCGGGCAGCTGGGCGAGACCTTCCCGCCGCGGGTGGCCTTCGCCGGCACGCTGGCCCAGACCCTGCGCTACGGCGAGAACCCGCACCAGCAGGCGGCGTTCTACACCACCGGCGACAACCGCCCGGGCGTTGCGACCGCCATCCAGCTTCAGGGCAAGGAGCTGTCGTACAACAACCTGAACGACACCGACGCCGCCTATGAGCTGGTCGCCGAGTTCGAGGAACCCGCCGTCGCCATCATCAAGCACGCCAACCCCTGCGGCGTGGCCCAGGGCGCCAGCATCCTCGACGCCTACAATCTGGCCCTGCGCTGCGACCCCGTGAGCGCCTTCGGCGGCATCATCGCCCTGAACCGTCCGCTGGACGGCGCCACCGCGGAAGAGATCGCCAAGCTGTTCGCCGAGGTCATCATCGCGCCGGACGCCGACGAACAGGCCCGCGCGGTGCTGGCGTCGAAGAAGAACCTGCGCGTGCTGCTGACCCGCGAGATGCCGGACCCGGCGGCGCCGGGCATGATGGTCAAGATGCTGTCGGGCGGCTTCCTGCTGCAGAACCGCGATTCGGGCCGGGTGTCGGCGGCGGACCTGAAGGTGGTCACCAAGCGCGCCCCCACCGAGCAGGAGCTGAAGGATCTGCTGTTCGCCTTCCGCATCGCCAAGCACGTGAAGTCGAACGCCATCGTCTATGCCAAGGACGGGGCCACCGCCGGCATCGGTGCGGGGCAGATGAGCCGCGTGGACAGCGCCCGCATCGCCGCCATCAAGGCCGCGGAAGCGTCGAAGGCCGCCGGCATCGCCCTGCCGCTGACCCAAGGCTCGGTGGTGGCGTCGGACGCCTTCTTCCCCTTCGCCGACGGCCTGCTGGCGGCGGCGGAAGCGGGAGTGACCGCGGTGATCCAGCCCGGCGGCTCGATCCGTGACAACGAGGTGATCGCCGCGGCGGACGAAAAGGGTCTGGCCATGGTGTTCACCGGCATGCGCCACTTCCGCCACTAAGCACGCCTCCCGTGTCGCGGGCCGAACGTCTGCTCGATCTGTTGCAGGTGCTGCGCCGCCACCGCCGTCCGGTGCGTGGTGCAGCATTGGCCGACGAGCTTGGCGTCAGCCTGCGCACGCTCTACCGCGACATCGCCACGCTCCAGGCGCAAGGGGCGCGGATCGAGGGGGAAGCCGGGGTGGGCTATGTCCTGCGCCCCGGCTTCCTGCTGCCGCCGCTGATGTTCACGGTGGAAGAGATCGAGGCGCTGGTGCTGGGGTCGCGCTGGGTGGCCGACCGCGCCGACGGGCCGCTGGGCGATGCCGCGCGGGCAGCACTGACCAAGATCGCCGCCGTTTTGCCCGACGAGGTGCGGGCCAGCCTGGACAGCGCCGGGCTGTTCGTGCCGCCCAGGACGGCGGAGGTGATCGACCGCATCGACGTGTCGGCCATCCGCCGCGCCATCCGCCAGGAACACGCGCTGACCATCGCCTACAGCGACAAGGGCGGGGCGGCGACCGAGCGGACCATCTGGCCCATGGGGCTGGCGTTTTTCGACAATGTGCGGGTGGTGATCGCGTGGTGCGTTCTGCGCCAGGGCTTCCGCCATTTCCGCACCGACCGCATCGCGCACCTGACCGACACCGGCACCCGCTATCCCCGCCGCCGCGCCACCTTGCTGAAGGAATGGAAGGCGGCGGAGGGGGCGGCCCTGCCGGCGCTCGATGGGCTGGAACGCTGCTGACGGAAACTGTCACCGGGGGCGGGTACAAAAGGGTCACCGAACGACGGCGACCCGCCGCAACACCCCACCGGAGACAGACCGATGACCACCCCCGCCAACGTTTTCCTGTACGTCAAAGACCCGCTGGCCAGCGCCGACTTCTATGCCAAGATCCTGGGCCGCGGCCCGCTGGAAGCCTCCCCCGGTTTCGCCCTGTTCGAGCTGGTACCGGGCATGATGCTGGGCCTGTGGGCGCGCGACGGGGTGGAACCGGCGCCCGAAGCCGCCCCCGGCGCCGCCGAACTGGGCTTCCCCGTCGCGGCCCGCGCCGCGGTGGATGATCTCCACGCCGAATGGACGGCCAAGGGGCTGACCATCCTGCAGGCCCCGGTGAAGATGGATTTCGGCTACACCTTCGCCGCCGCCGACCCCGACGGCCACCGGCTGCGCGTGTACGTGCTGGAAGACATGGGCTGAGAGAGACGGGCTGAGAGAGATGGGCTGACCCGGTGACGGCAGGGGCCTGGAACCCCATCTGGGGGACGGGGCGGGCAGGTTCTGCTACGCTCGCCCGCCGTTCCGCAAGCCAGGAGCCGACCAGCCCATGCCCCTCCCCCGCTTTTCCCGCGCCGCCGCCCTGACGGCGCTCGCCCTGGTTCTGTCCGCCCCCGCCGTGGCGCAGGAGGCGGACAAGGGAGCCGCGAAGCCCCCCGAAAAGACACAGGCGGAAAAGAAGCCGGTCTTCGACGCCCAGCGCGCCGTCACCCGCCACACCCTGCCGCTGGCCGCCGGGCCGTTGGCCTACACCGCCGTGGCCGAGTACCTGCCCCTGACCGAGGAGGGCAAGGACGAGCCGGCGGCGCGCGTCTTCACCGTCACCTACACCGCCGACGCACCCGCGGACAAAAACGCCCCGCCCCGCCCCGTGGCCTTCGTCTTCAACGGCGGCCCCGGTGCGGCGGCGGC
This DNA window, taken from Azospirillum fermentarium, encodes the following:
- a CDS encoding NAD-glutamate dehydrogenase, giving the protein MALRAEQMKDELTETIVRQVHGRLAQGRAEAAERFVRQFYANVPPDDIVQTPADQLYGAALSIWQWGQDRAPGQAKVRVLSPRLDSHGWQSPRTVVEIVNDDMPFLVDSVTAELNRQGHTVSLVIHPVVRVVRDGGALADIAAPDTCQDGACVKESWMHIQISAVSDAEALARMTAGVEAVLRDVRAAVTDWPAMRERVAAMLAEVAAPAPVGELAAIPADERAEAEAFLRWVDEDHFTYLGYRDYRFEAGTDGGTGLYLEEDSGLGILRDNAVTVFDGLRYYSTLPPDVRDFLRQPRVLMVTKANRQSTVHRAAPMDALLVKRFGPDGQVVGERLIVGLFTSSAYNRRPREIPFVRRKVAAVLEQAEFDPASHDGKALLNILETYPRDELFQIGERELFDTALGILHLQDRQRLALFVRRDPFERFVSCLVFVPRDRYDTDLRRRMQSILEQAFNGTCSAFYTQLAESVLARIHFIIRTDPGHVPPVTVADVEIRLAQAARDWNDHLRTALSDGYGDERGTALFARYAGAFPAGYREAFTADAAVHDIGRIESAVGSGRLGINLYRPLEADPAEVSLKIYHEGRPVPLSDVLPMLERMDLHVITEQPYEITPAARGDAPPSVVWIHDFTARSQTGAPIDCVQIKEKFQDTLAAVWDGRMESDGFNRLVLRAGLTAAEVTILRALAKYLKQARFAYGQDTIESTLAAHPQTARLIVRLFHARFDPDRRADEEPILDAIARALDDVTNLDEDRILRRLVNLVQAVLRTNAYQNKGYISFKLNSAAVEDLPLPRPWVEVFVCSPRMEGVHLRGGPVARGGIRWSDRREDFRTEILGLMKAQMVKNTVIVPVGSKGGFVVKRPPPPSAGRDAQQAEGIECYKTLMRGLLDITDTLDAAGGVVPPERVVRRDGDDPYLVVAADKGTATFSDIANGVSLEYGFWLGDAFASGGSAGYDHKKMGITARGAWESVKRHFREIGTDIQAQDFTVVGVGDMSGDVFGNGMLLSRHIRLVGAFDHRHIFCDPSPDAGASWAERQRLFTLPRSSWADYDAGLLSPGGRIYDRTAKAVTLTPEIQACFGLTRASVTPAELMQAMLTAPVDLLWFGGIGTYVKASTETSADAGDKANDALRIDGARIRAKVVGEGANLGMTQRARIEAANHGVRLNTDAIDNSAGVDTSDHEVNIKILLNDVVGRGDMTVKQRDQLLAAMTDEVAGLVLADNYRQTQALTVAQALGAEQLDPQTRFIRALEKAKRLDRRIEFLPDDEELAARMADGRGLTRPELAVLLAYGKITLYDDLLAGDLPDDPFMAEDLVRYFPTPLRERFADAIGRHRLRREIVATAVTNSLVNRVGPVFVKEMMEKTGMGPSDVTRAYAIVRDAFGLRPLWAAVEDLDNRVPAAVQTSMVVDTVRLMERAVAWFLTTCPQPLDIAAQTDAFRPGIEELTAGLDTVLDAEEADRLAQRTATLTDQGVPADLAARVAALPVLAAAPDLVRVAGRTGRSVAAVAAVYFLLGRRFGLEWLRDRAVTVRTDTHWQKQAVAAIVDDLFAHQMNLTVRVLEAADGLPAENPVEAWSEQRRAAVERVEQLLAELRAQPAADLAMLAVANRQLRGLTAG
- a CDS encoding RsmB/NOP family class I SAM-dependent RNA methyltransferase, which translates into the protein MIPSAADATLQARAAAFDIVRDVLRKSLPFDDSFDAHPGLAGLEPRDRGFTRMLCATVLRRLGQMDAVILAALDNPGQPKALVHDLLRLGAAQLLFLGTPAHAAVDTTVALADRVGAGPYKGLINAVLRRLAREGAAQVERQDAGRLNTPDWLWLSWRQAYGTARTRAIVNAHLGEAPLDITVKGDPAPWAEPLDARLLPTGTLRRWTGGAVTELPGFAEGEWWVQDLAASLPVKVMGDLAGRRVFDLCAAPGGKTAQLTARGAQVTALDRSAKRLERVTANLTRLSLTAEVVTADAALWTPDAPADAVLLDAPCTATGAIRRHPDVARLKSPEDVAKLSKAQARLLAHAVDLVRPGGLLVYCTCSIQPEEGEQRIDHLLSQDSRVERAPITADELGGLAEVVNERGEIRALPGMLADLGGIDGFFVARLRRVG
- a CDS encoding heparinase II/III family protein, translating into MSGSRDKPGRFRQGMAQLAYGNPLYSMMLGGKAPTTLAVIPSDPWAGDADAGQAILAGSFRFGGQTVTLGPSGEVAWKAPGGNPAWVAGMHGFDWLRDLRAVGGDAARRQARRLVMAWMHEHAAWSAQAWNPAILGTRVSNWLALHDFFCASADDEFRARIFDSLARQTRHLARVLPGKLDGAALLSALKGMIYGGLCLPGAEKLGAEGLRQLDRELARQILPDGGHLERNPSVHLRILRDLIDIRTLLRTARLDPPEGLQPAIDRMTPALRFFRHGDGGLALFNGSHEEDPALIDSVLAQAEARGRPLKSAPHVGYERLMAGRTLVLMDTGTPPAPGLDTASHAGTLALEVSVGKERLIVNCGSHVSGSGPWRSALAATAAHSTVTLAETNSAEVQPEGGLGRRPSHVSCERQEAEGAVLVVANHNGYARAFGYLHRRRVYLAENGEDVRGEDTLEPVLGATPEPQNFLCRFHLHPKVQAAVAQNGLSALLTLPSGAVWRLQASGGVLEATESVYLGGGDEPQRTWQIAITGHTDSKGATVKWALRREHKGG
- the purH gene encoding bifunctional phosphoribosylaminoimidazolecarboxamide formyltransferase/IMP cyclohydrolase; translated protein: MTADTVRITRALISVSDKTGLVALGQALAARGVEILSTGGSAQRLAEAGVPVKEVSDHTGFPEIMDGRVKTLHPRIHGGILARRDAANHVEAMATHDIPPIDLVVVNLYPFEATVAKGADFDDCIENIDIGGPGMIRAAAKNHDFVAVVTDPSDYEELLGELDRHEGATTLTLRRKLAQRAYARTAAYDAAISTWFAGQLGETFPPRVAFAGTLAQTLRYGENPHQQAAFYTTGDNRPGVATAIQLQGKELSYNNLNDTDAAYELVAEFEEPAVAIIKHANPCGVAQGASILDAYNLALRCDPVSAFGGIIALNRPLDGATAEEIAKLFAEVIIAPDADEQARAVLASKKNLRVLLTREMPDPAAPGMMVKMLSGGFLLQNRDSGRVSAADLKVVTKRAPTEQELKDLLFAFRIAKHVKSNAIVYAKDGATAGIGAGQMSRVDSARIAAIKAAEASKAAGIALPLTQGSVVASDAFFPFADGLLAAAEAGVTAVIQPGGSIRDNEVIAAADEKGLAMVFTGMRHFRH
- a CDS encoding helix-turn-helix transcriptional regulator yields the protein MSRAERLLDLLQVLRRHRRPVRGAALADELGVSLRTLYRDIATLQAQGARIEGEAGVGYVLRPGFLLPPLMFTVEEIEALVLGSRWVADRADGPLGDAARAALTKIAAVLPDEVRASLDSAGLFVPPRTAEVIDRIDVSAIRRAIRQEHALTIAYSDKGGAATERTIWPMGLAFFDNVRVVIAWCVLRQGFRHFRTDRIAHLTDTGTRYPRRRATLLKEWKAAEGAALPALDGLERC
- a CDS encoding VOC family protein, which codes for MTTPANVFLYVKDPLASADFYAKILGRGPLEASPGFALFELVPGMMLGLWARDGVEPAPEAAPGAAELGFPVAARAAVDDLHAEWTAKGLTILQAPVKMDFGYTFAAADPDGHRLRVYVLEDMG